The sequence GCGTCGTCACCGGCGTGCTCGGCATTCGCTGGTACGACTGCGTCGTCACCGGCATGGAGGCCCACGCCGGCCCCACGCCGATGGCGCTGCGCAAGGACGCGCTGCAGGTCGCGGCCAAGCTCATGCAGGAGGTCGTCGCGGTCGCGCATCGCCACCCGCCCCACGGCCGCGGCACCGTTGGCATGGTCCACGTCCACCCCAACAGCCGTAACGTGATCCCCGGCAGCGTGAAGTTCTCGATCGACCTGCGCAACGCCAGCGATGCCCTCGTCGACGCGATGGACGCTGACATCCGCGCGGTCGCGGCTGCGATCTCGCGCGACAGCGGCCTGCCGATCAGCATCGAGCTGGTCTCGCAGTACCCCGCGCAGCCGTTCCACGAGGACTGCGTGCGCGCGGTGGCCAACGCCGCGGAGCGACTGGGCTACACCAACATGCCGGCGGTCTCGGGCGCTGGCCACGACGCGGTCTACATGGCCCGGCTCGCACCCGCGGGGATGATCTTCATCCCATGCAAGGACGGCATCAGCCACAACGAGATCGAGGACGCAACGCCGGCCGACATCACCGCCGGGTGCAATGTGCTGCTGCACGCGATGCTCGAGCGCGCCGGCGTGGTGTAGGCACGCGCGTGCTCGACGGCAACAGGCGGCCGAGCGCGGCGCTGAGCCCGAACACGACCCGCAGGTGCACCCGCGCGAGGATCGTCCGCTCGGGCAGCACGAAGCGGGTATGCGCGCCGAACAGGCCTTCGATGCCGATGGAGGCGCGTAGCCGATCGAGGAACCGCGGCAACAGGCCGAAGCCATAGCGGACGCCGAGCATGCCGATGCTCAGATCGCCCGCCCGCGATCCGCTGCCGCGGGGTGCCCCCTCGGGCATCCACGCGCCGACGACCTCGACGGACAGCGGCACGCGTTTCACCGCCCGGGTGCGCAACCCCGCGCCGACGAAGCTGCGCCCGACCCAGCGGTGGTCCTCGTGCGCGCGAGCCCCGGGCGCGTCGACCGTCCACGTCCGCTTCATCGCGCCCTCGAAGCCGACCTCGGGAAAGATGGTGAGCGCCTCGCTGGCGAAGTGCAGCTCGAACCGCGCTGCACCGCCCACGACCGGCGCGACACCCCAGTTCCGTGCGAGCTCGGGATCGTTGCGCTTGGGGGAGAACGACACGAACTCCACCCCGCTCCACGCCCGCAGGCCGACGCTCGTGCGACGGAAGCTCACGGCGGTCGCGTCGTGGGTGCCGTGCAGCAGCTCCAGCTTCCGCACGTGATTCGCGACCAACAGCGCGTTGCGGCGGGTGGAGGGGTCGAGCGCCCCACCGAACACGCGCATGTCGTAGCGGGTCGCCCCCGGGTCGGCGCGCACGAACTCCTGGCCCTCGAACGAACCGCTGCCGTCCACGGTGAAGCTCCTCGACTCCTGAGCGCCGTCGGGCAGGAACTTGTCGAGGATCACGAAGACCGGATCACCCGAGCGTGCGACCGCGCGCACGGTGTCCTGCAGCTGCAGCTGCAGCGGCCGCGAGACCACGGGGTCGTCGAAACCCGCCGCGAAGGCACACGCGCCACCTTGCACGGTGCAGGTCGGCGTGTCGACGAAGCTGTTGGTCTGGTCGATCGCGACGATCTCGTTGGACTCGTCATCCCGCAGCAGCGGGCACAGCAACCCGTCGCCCAAGGGATGGCAGGTCATGCGCCGCTCGTTGCAGCTGGGGTTCTTCCACTCCTCACCCGCCTCCTCGACCATCCCCAGGAACCCACGGGGCTGGGAGCCCGAGTAGCGCACGCAGTAGACCGTCGTCGGCGAGTCGGACTCATCGCGCGGCGACGGCGGGCGGATCAGCTCGATCCATCGCACCACCGCGACTGCGGCCGTCGACTCGACCTGCAGCGGCTCGTGCTGCCGACGTGCGCGCGCCAGATCGATCACGATCTTCGCACCGTGGTACGCCGGCGCACGCAGCGTGAAGCCGGCGCTGTCGAGCGTGCGCCCCTGCTGCGTCAGCGCCACGCGCAGCCGCAGGCGATCGGCGGTCGCGTCGTAGGCAACCGGCGTGACCGCGACGCCGACGGGCGCGAGTTCCACCACGATCTTCGAGGCTTCGACGGGCAGGAGGCCGAGCCCGAGCACGTCGACATCGAGCTGACGCCGTTGCAGGACGACGTCCACCACCGATGCGGCGCACGGTCCCGTCGACGTGCCCGCAGCCGGCGGGAAGTAGTCGTCACCCGGTTCGATGGTCAGCCGAGGACAGCGGTCCCCGAGACGATGCAGATCGAGCAGCACCGTGTCGGTCAGGCGATCGAGCGTCGGCGCAGAGCGCAACACCGCACGCCCGCCACTGTCGTCGACCACGATGCGCGACAGCGACTCGGGGCAGGTGCCACGACACAGGCGCGTGCGCACGCGCCCGGCCGGTCCCGGGGCCTCGACCTCGACGTCGATCGGGGCTCCCGCCTCGTCGCGCACACGCACCCGCCGCGCCGCCTGTGCCGGCAGGGCCACGCCGAGCACGAGCAGCACGAACGCGGTCGCCAGCCACGGCCTCACTTGCGCCTCCGCGTGCACGCAAGCGCGCCACGCTCGAGCTCGATGCGGCAGCTGGCGGTCGCCTGACCGCGCGCCTCGAGCAGCCAGACGTTGGCGCGTTTCGCCAACATCCAGCGCGGCAGGGCGTCGATCCGTACGTGGTCACGCTCGACGCGGGTGATCGCGCTGGTCGGCACCGGACACAGCGGCTGCGCGCCGACATGCAGCAGCCGAGCGTCGCGCAGTCGCAGCTGCGGCGTGCCGTCGACCGTCACATCGAGCCGGGCCGTCGCGATCGTCGGCGTCTCGAGCTGCACGACCATGCCGTCGTCGACCTGCGTGACACCGCGGCTCTGCGTCTCGCCGGCGATGGTGACGCGCAGCTGGGCGGTGGGCGGAAGCTCGGGCCACGGAATCCAGCCCCGCGCGGGTAGCTTGCCGGCGAACACCACCGCACCGTGTTCGATGGACACCGCGCTCGCATCGAGTTCGCCGGCGCACACCGATAGCTTGCCGAGCCGCAGCGCGGCGGGCTCGAGCGACGCGGGCCGGAACCGCAGCGACCACGAACCTTCGCCGCCACAATCGACCATCGGCTCCTCGCGCTCACCGGGTGGGATCCCCGAGATGCACGCCTCCACGGTTCCGTCGCTGGCGTGGAGCTCACCATCGGCGTACGCGGGCGTCGCCGTGGCATCGAAGGCGCGGGACGCCGCGCAGCTGCGTCCCTCGACGCGGGCCGGCAGCTCGAGCTGGCAGCTGCCATCGGCAGCGCAACGGGTCGTGGACTCCCAGCTGCCCGTGACCCCGAGCACCACATGGTGGCCGTCGGCGGCTGGGAGCGCCATCGACGTGCGCGCATGGGTCAGCTCGGCGTGGTCGTCGGTGGGAACATCGAAGGTCCACAGCAGGCGATGGCGCGTCCGTCCGCCTTCGCGCTCTCGCTCCACCAGCGTGGCGCGGCTGGGGAAGCTGCTGCAGTTCGGCACCGCCAGGTAGCCACGGCCGTCGACGAAGGTCGAGGTCTCGCTCGGCGACCAGCGCACGAACGCGCCGGCCACCGGCGCCGTGCGCAGCAGCTCGACCCCGCAGGAGAGCTCGACGATCTCCGACGACGGCAACGCGGGCTCGTCATGCCAGTGCACGCGCGCGGGATCGTGGTTGGCGAGTGGCTCGTCGAGCGCGAGTACCCGCACAGAGGTGAGCCCCGGCGGCACCTCCAGCCGCAACCGCGCCTCCCCGTCGCCCTCGTGTGCACCGCGGTGCGCCGCCCAGAAGTAGACCGGCCGCGACAGGGACGAGCGAAACCACAGCTCGCGCGTGTTCCACTGCACGAACGCGACGTAGCTCCCGACCAGCGCCAGCAGCCCCAGCGAGACCCCGGTCGCCAGTCGCGAGCGACGCAGCAGCTCGGCGGTGAGCAGGCCGAAGATGTCGTCCTGCCGCATGCGCACCAGCGCGAGCACCACAGGCGCACCGAGCACGGTCGACGCCAGGGCAATCAGCCGCGCCACGCCGACCCCGCCCGCGAGCCAGGTGCTGCGATCGACGACCTGCGCGCCCTTGAAGAGATACTCGGAGCAGTACCAGACCCCGACGAGCAGCGACGAGATGCTGAAGAGCACCAGCGCGACCAGCCACTTCGCGACGCGACGCACCGGGATCGACGTCGCGTAGGTCGGCGCTTCGTCTGCGAGATCGGCCTCGCTCCACAGCGCCAGGGTCAAGACGCAGTCATGATCGATCGCCGGCAGCTCGAGCTGGCCCGCACGGGCCCGCAGCGGGATCGTGTCGCCAACTGCGGCACGGCTGCAACGCAGCTGTGCCCGCGCGGCACCATCGACGCGCCAACGCACGCGAACCGACCGCGAGCCGATCACCACCGTGGGCTCGGCGGAGAACTCGTGGACCGCCAGGGTCGGGAGCTCGCCCAGGGCACGAGTCGTCGGCGTCGACGACATGCGCATCTAGTGTGTCGCGGGGGCAGATCGATCCCAGCGATGTGGGGCTGGCCGATCGGCCGCGCCACCGGCGGGCCGTGATCGCGCGTGGCGTGGCGCCCGAACCCGCCGGGCTCAGAACTCGCACTGGTTCGTGGCAGCGTTGCAGGTCGAGCCCGGCGCCACGAACGGACACACGTCGCCGAAGAACGAGGTGCACGGGATGCCGCAGGTGTCGGCCGTGTGGTCGTAGCACTGCTGCCCCGGGCCGCACTCGGCGTCGTTGTTGCAACGGCAGTTGAAGTCGTCGGGGATGCCGTTGCCGTTCTCGTCGGTGCCGTCGCAGCACTCGGTGACGTAGAAGTCGCTCGCGCTGCAGTCGTCGTCCTGGCAATCGATCGTGCCGTCGCAGTCGTCGTCGAGGCCGTTGGTGCAGGCGTCGACACCGAACTCCGCGCTGGGGTCGTTACCGCCCACGCAGCCGGCGCAGCCGGGCGCGGCGACGCAGTCGGGGTCGCCGCAGTCGGCGTAGACATCGCCATCGTTGTCGATGACGTCGTTGCAGACCTCGACGGGGTTGGCGTCGATCTCGACGTTGAGCTGCCACGCGCCCTCGTTGGGCCCGCCGATCGGGTCGATGGTGTAGCCATCGAGGAACACGAAGTAGTTGCCCGGCTGCAGCAGCGTGAGATCGATCGACGAGGCCAGGTTGCCGCCGCTGTCGTCGTCACACGCGAGCTCGAGACCGGAGGCACAGTTGCCCGCGCGCACGTAGAGCACCGAGTCGAACGAGGTGCCGACCGAGGTGAGGATGACGTGCGAGGGCTGCAACAGGATCAGCTGGAACACCGCCTCACCGGCTCCGCCGCCGCAGGTGCCGGCGGTGTTGTTGCTGTGGCCAGTGGTGTCGCCGAAGAAGGTGCCGCTGGCGAAGATCGCCGCCGCGGTGCCGCAGTTCTGCTGGCTCTGCACGCACACCGGCACCGCGAAACAATCCGAGTCGTCGCAGTCGATCGCGCCGTCGACGTCGTCGTCGAGGTCATTGTTGCAGATCTCCGCCTGCGGCATGCAGCCGGCATCGAACACGCAGGCATCGTCGGCGCAGTCGATGAAGCCGTCGCAATCGTCGTCCTGCCCATTGCCGCACTGCTCGGGCACGCACATCGCACACGATGGTGAGAGCACGCAGTTCGGGTCGGCGCAATCGACCAGGCCGTCGCAGTCGTTGTCGTTGCCGTCGTTGCACTGCTCGGCCGAGGGGCCGCCCACGCAGGTACACGAGAAGGTGCCCTCGCAGTCGGGATCGACGCAGTCGACCAGCAGGTCGCAATCGTCGTCCTCGCCGTTGCCACACTGCTCGAACGCCGCCATGCAGGTGCACGCGCTGTCACCCGCGCAGTCGCTGTCGTCGCAGTCGATCGCGCCGTCGCAGTCGTCGTCGAAGCCGTCGACGCAGAAGCCACCCTCGCTGCCGGCGCAGCCGCACGCCGGGGTCCCGAGGCAATCGGCGTCGTTGCAGTCGACGGTCGTGTCGCAGTCGTCGTCGCTGCCGTTGGTGCAGTTTTCACCGCCCGGTGCCGGCGCACAGCCGCAGTTGGGCACATCGTCGCAGGCGGGGTCGAAGCAATCGGCGACACCGTTGCAGTCGTTGTCGTCGCCGTCGAAGCAGTCCTCCGGCGCGCCCGGGAAGGTGTTCGGGTTGAGGTCGTTGCAGTCGCCACCGCCGCACGAGAACGGCGCGACCCCGTCGCCGTCGGCATCGCGCGCCGACATCACGCAGACGCCGCCTTCGCAGGCGCCGATCATGCACGGATCGCCCGAGGCGCACTCCGGGTCGTTGGCGCACAGCGGCGGATCGCCGGTGGTGTCGCTGTCGCTGTCGCTGTCCGTGGTCGGCAGGTCGTCGCCGGTGGTGAACGTATCGGTGACGCTGGTGGGATCACCGGTGGTGAAGGTCACGCTGCCCGAGTCCGCGATCGTGACCGAGCCCGAGTCCGTGTCCGTGCCGGTGCCACTGCCGCCCGTGCTGCCGGTGCTGCCCTCACCGCCCCCGGGCGTGAACGTGAAATCGGAACGACCGCACGACGCCGCACACGCGAGGCCGAGCAGAGCTACGGAACGACCAAGGGTACGCATCGCGGG is a genomic window of Deltaproteobacteria bacterium containing:
- a CDS encoding putative metal-binding motif-containing protein, yielding MRTLGRSVALLGLACAASCGRSDFTFTPGGGEGSTGSTGGSGTGTDTDSGSVTIADSGSVTFTTGDPTSVTDTFTTGDDLPTTDSDSDSDTTGDPPLCANDPECASGDPCMIGACEGGVCVMSARDADGDGVAPFSCGGGDCNDLNPNTFPGAPEDCFDGDDNDCNGVADCFDPACDDVPNCGCAPAPGGENCTNGSDDDCDTTVDCNDADCLGTPACGCAGSEGGFCVDGFDDDCDGAIDCDDSDCAGDSACTCMAAFEQCGNGEDDDCDLLVDCVDPDCEGTFSCTCVGGPSAEQCNDGNDNDCDGLVDCADPNCVLSPSCAMCVPEQCGNGQDDDCDGFIDCADDACVFDAGCMPQAEICNNDLDDDVDGAIDCDDSDCFAVPVCVQSQQNCGTAAAIFASGTFFGDTTGHSNNTAGTCGGGAGEAVFQLILLQPSHVILTSVGTSFDSVLYVRAGNCASGLELACDDDSGGNLASSIDLTLLQPGNYFVFLDGYTIDPIGGPNEGAWQLNVEIDANPVEVCNDVIDNDGDVYADCGDPDCVAAPGCAGCVGGNDPSAEFGVDACTNGLDDDCDGTIDCQDDDCSASDFYVTECCDGTDENGNGIPDDFNCRCNNDAECGPGQQCYDHTADTCGIPCTSFFGDVCPFVAPGSTCNAATNQCEF
- a CDS encoding Zn-dependent hydrolase, giving the protein MATPTTDLRINGDRLWGSLMELAKIGATPKGGVCRLALGDLDKQGRDLVIGWARQAGLRVTIDRIGNCFMRRAGRNDALPPIMTGSHIDTQPTGGKFDGNYGVLAGLEVIRTLDDHGIQTEAPIEVAFWTNEEGSRFVPVMMGSGVFAKAFTLEHAYAAKDVDGKTVKDELERIGYVGPEEPGDHPIGAYFETHIEQGPVLEDHRKTIGVVTGVLGIRWYDCVVTGMEAHAGPTPMALRKDALQVAAKLMQEVVAVAHRHPPHGRGTVGMVHVHPNSRNVIPGSVKFSIDLRNASDALVDAMDADIRAVAAAISRDSGLPISIELVSQYPAQPFHEDCVRAVANAAERLGYTNMPAVSGAGHDAVYMARLAPAGMIFIPCKDGISHNEIEDATPADITAGCNVLLHAMLERAGVV